In Monodelphis domestica isolate mMonDom1 chromosome 3, mMonDom1.pri, whole genome shotgun sequence, the following proteins share a genomic window:
- the ARHGEF18 gene encoding rho guanine nucleotide exchange factor 18 isoform X5: MTISTRGRLQSAMNTPGTLNRFGSGTGEMDESDSGFLKFKQTTDDSLSLASSTTESIFVEDSYSASLRSEIEADAQEFEAESWSLSVEPAYAKKQKREVLKRQDVIYELMQTEVHHVRTLKIMLKVYSRALKEEMQFSSRVLNRIFPCVDDLLEMHGQFLYRLKERRRESLAEGSDQNYVIQKIGDLLVQQFSGENGERMKEKYGIFCSGHNEAVSHYKELLSQNKKFQNMIKKIGNFSIVRRLGVQECILLVTQRITKYPVLVERIIQNTEAGTEDYEDLNQALGLIKDIITQVDAKVNECEKGQRLKEIVGKMDLKSSGKLKNGLTFRKEDMLHRQLHLDGMLCWKTASGRLKDVLAVLLTDVLLLLQEKDQKYVFASVDSKPPVISLQKLIVREVANEEKAMFLISASLKGPEMYEIYTCSKDERNSWMAQIRRAVESCPDGEEEPFSEAEEDRKMAEARAVKLKEFQERLSRKDELIAQSLIEKQQIYLEMSEMNSFEDLPPGPRPRFFFRGGEPSENLQGEMILKSAVSEIENIQNLIYKQLGTVSCRNEDGGSGGGDDLLLPRRAETFGGYDNNANTNKNASFKKKVSNSDTWFKDRRNPFTSSDSQLGDLSGDSEEGSQILSFQTEGTRVDWNNSLSSILESELIQRIQMLSQLLLNLQAVVAQQDSYIEMQRAMILEKEKQYRLQSTRGNFLLEQEKQRNFEKQREELANVQKLQNQLKQEQQRWERERERQQKELEYTEARLQERENESQQFKERLTQDKEELDRQREAYQHDLERLRESQRAVEKEKDRIEHLKKLKKQNTVSGTLPPEGIEGHILSTSLNFNGEGLEGAGHLAKTLGRTSTLLSGSDYVERPEMARRDSTTAEGRPVKNDVPIQLLSATNQIQKQAAVQQQIPTKLAVFTKGSKEKGGKGKGSQRSDSSTSFDLKQQLMLNKIMGKEENTIRNRRSLSPVLTSQNVIIHPESCIPADIQPSEISHLNLGNMFRPNSTPILSPPAQLPVHLTSEEDANKEDVIFF; encoded by the exons ATGACTATCTCAACGAGGGGAAGGCTTCAGTCGGCAATGAACACTCCTGGAACTCTAAATAGATTTGG atCAGGTacaggagaaatggatgaaagtGATTCTGGATTTCTAAAATTCAAGCAGACAACAGATGATTCTCTTTCACTTGCATCATCGACTACTGAATCTATTTTTGTGGAAG ATTCCTATTCTGCCTCACTAAGAAGTGAAATAGAAGCAGATGCCCAGGAGTTTGAGGCTGAGTCCTGGAGTCTTTCTGTAGAACCAGCATAtgcaaagaagcaaaaaagagaagTACTGAAAAGACAAGATGTCATTTATG AGTTAATGCAGACTGAAGTGCACCATGTCCGAACTCTGAAGATAATGTTGAAAGTCTATTCCAGAGCACTGAAGGAAGAAATGCAGTTTAGTAGCAGAGTCCTCAACCGCATTTTTCCATGTGTGGATGACTTGCTGGAAATGCATGGGCAGTTTTTGTACCGCTTAAAAGAACGACGCCGAGAATCGTTGGCAGAGGGCAGTGATCAGAATTATGTGATCCAGAAAATTGGAGATCTCTTGGTACAACAG TTTTCAGgtgaaaatggagaaagaatgaaagaaaaatatggtaTATTTTGCAGTGGTCACAATGAAGCTGTCAGTCATTACAAGGAATTGCTCTCGCAAAACAAGAAATTCCAAAACATGATTAAG AAAATTGGCAACTTCTCCATTGTGAGACGGCTTGGTGTTCAGGAGTGCATTCTTTTGGTTACTCAGCGCATTACCAAGTACCCTGTGCTGGTGGAGCGTATTATTCAGAATACTGAAG CTGGTACTGAAGATTATGAAGACTTGAACCAGGCTCTTGGCCTAATAAAAGACATCATCACACAAGTTGATGCCAAAGTGAATGAATGTGAGAAGGGGCAGCGTCTCAAAGAGATTGTTGGCAAAATGGACCTGAAGTCCTCTGGCAAACTCAAAAATGGGCTGACTTTCCGGAAGGAAGATATGCTTCACAGGCAGCTCCATCTTGATGGAATGCTGTGCTGGAAAACTGCATCAGGGCGGTTGAAAG ATGTTCTTGCTGTCTTGTTGACTGACGTACTTTTGCTGCTACAAGAGAAGGACCAAAAATACGTCTTTGCATCTGTG GACTCAAAGCCACCTGTTATTTCATTGCAAAAGCTAATTGTAAGGGAAGTAGCAAATGAGGAAAAAGCAATGTTTCTGATTAGTGCCTCTCTGAAAGGACCAGAAATGTATGAAATTTATACCTGCTCCAAAGATGAGAGAAATTCTTGGATGGCCCAGATCCGCAGAGCTGTGGAAAG ttGCCCTGATGGAGAAGAAGAGCCATTCAGTGAGGctgaagaagacagaaaaatggcTGAGGCCCGAGCtgtaaaattgaaagaattccaaG AACGTTTAAGCAGAAAAGATGAACTGATTGCTCAGAGTCTCATTGAGAAACAACAGATTTATTTGGAAATGTCCGAGATGAACAGCTTTGAAGATCTTCCTCCAGGTCCCCGACCCAGGTTCTTTTTCCGAGGAGGAGAACCCTCAGAGAACCTACAAGGCGAGATGATTCTGAAATCGGCAGTATCTGAAA ttgAGAATATCCAGAACCTGATCTATAAGCAGCTGGGCACTGTCAGCTGTCGAAATGaagatggtggtagtggtggtggggaTGATCTCTTATTACCCAGGAGAGCAGAGACCTTTGGAGGCTATGACAataatgcaaatacaaataaaa ATGCCAGTTTTAAGAAAAAGGTCAGCAATAGTGATACCTGGTTCAAAGACCGGAGAAATCCCTTTACCAGCTCAGACTCACAGCTTGGTGACCTTTCAGGAGATTCTGAAGAGGGATCACAAATA TTATCCTTTCAGACAGAGGGAACCCGAGTGGACTGGAACAACAGTTTGTCAAGCATCTTGGAATCTGAG CTTATACAGAGAATACAGATGCTGTCACAATTACTTCTCAACCTTCAG GCTGTGGTTGCTCAGCAGGACAGCTACATTGAAATGCAGAGGGCCATGATCCTGGAGAAAGAAAAGCAGTATAGGCTGCAGTCAACACGTGGAAACTTCCTGTTAGAACAAGAGAAACAGAGGAACTTtgaaaaacagagagaagaacTGGCCAATGTCCAAAAACTCCAGAATCAGCTCAAACAGGAACAGCAACGCTGGGAGCGAGAGCGTGAGCGGCAGCAGAAAGAACTGGAGTACACTGAGGCCAGGCTCCAGGAGCGCGAGAATGAGTCCCAGCAGTTTAAGGAACGGCTGACCCAGGATAAAGAGGAACTGGACAGGCAGCGAGAAGCCTATCAGCATGACCTGGAGAGGCTCCGGGAATCCCAGCGAGctgtggaaaaggaaaaggaccggATTGAGCatctaaaaaaattgaaaaaacagAACACTGTGTCTGGCACCTTACCTCCTGAAGGAATAGAG ggcCATATTCTGAGCACCTCCTTGAATTTCAATGGTGAAGGCCTTGAGGGGGCTGGACACCTAGCCAAGACCTTAGGGAGGACCAGTACACTGTTGTCTGGATCTGATTATGTGGAGCGTCCAGAGATGGCTCGTAGGGACAGCACAACAGCAGAGGGTCGCCCAGTGAAGAATGATGTGCCGATTCAGCTACTGAGTGCCACCAACCAGATCCAAAAGCAAGCTGCTGTCCAGCAACAGATTCCTACAAAGCTCGCTGTGTTCACCAAGGGGagcaaagagaagggaggaaaaggcaaAGGTTCCCAGCGATCTGACAGCTCCA CCTCATTTGACCTAAAACAGCAACTGATGCTCAATAAGATTATGGGCAAAGAAGAAAACACTATAAGAAACCGCCGGTCCCTAAGTCCTGTCCTGACAAGCCAGAATGTTATTATACATCCAG AATCATGTATCCCAGCAGACATCCAGCCCTCAGAGATCTCCCATCTCAACCTAGGAAACATGTTCAGGCCAAACAGTACTCCTATCCTCTCCCCTCCAGCCCAGCTACCTGTGCACCTCACCTCTGAAGAAGATGCCAACAAGGAAGATGTTATCTTTTTCTAA